In Actinopolyspora saharensis, the genomic window GCAGGTCGCCGTGGCCGGGCCCGAAGGGCCGGGACGCGGGAAGCTGGCAGGTGCGGTTCGGCTGCACGCCCCTGGTGGTGCGGTCACCGTCGTGGGGGAGCCGGACAACGCGGAGGCCCCGCTGCTGGAGGGCAGGGGGACGCTGGAAGGGGAGCCCGCGGCCTACGTCTGCCGCGGCTTCGTCTGCGACCGGCCGGTCGGCACCGTGGAGGAGCTCGTAGCGGCGTTGCACGGGTGACCGGCGCTCGGGTGGTCGACGAGCGCGGTTCGCGCCGGGGCTTTCCCCGGCGCTCCCGGGACCGAAACGCCCCGCTGCGCAGTCGGATCGGCAGCGGGGGCCGCCAAGTGACCACCCGAGCCAGCCGGGCCGCCGAAGTCCTCAGGAGTACAGGGCGAGCCAGATGGCTATGTGGTGACAGATCGCCGCGGCGGAGACCGCCGAGTGGAAGAACTCGTGGTAGCCGAACACCGCGGGCCACGGATCGGGGCGCCGGGTGGCGTAGCACACCGCCCCTCCCGTGTAGAGCAACCCGCCGATCACGATCAGCACCAGGGCCGCCACCCCCGCTGTGCTCAGCAGGTCGGGCAGCACGAACACCGCCACCCAGCCGAGGGCGATGTAGACCGGGACCCCGACCCAGCGCGGGGAGTTGGGCCAGGCGAGTTTCAGCACGACCCCGCCGAGCGCGCCGCCCCACACCACGGAGAGCACCACCGCGCCCGTGGTCGGTCGCATGGCCAGCATCGCCAGGGGGGTGTAGGTGCCCGCTATGAACAGGAAGATCATGGAGTGGTCGAGCCGACGCATCCACGTCCGAGCTCCGAGCGTCTTCCAGGTCTTGCGGTGGTACAGCGCGCTGACCCCGAACAGACCGAGAACGGTCGCGACGTAGACGGAAGCCCCGAGGGCCGCTTTGCCGGAGACGGTGGCGGCGGCCAGGACTATGAGAACGGCACCGGAGGCCAGCGCGCCCAGCGTCGACCAGGCGTGGATCCATCCGCGTAGGCGCGGTTTCACCGGCGCCGAGGACTGTCGGGAAAAGCTAGCCGTAGGCACGGGGCCGAGCCTACGGCAAGGGCGCTGCACTGTCCTCGGCTGCGGGGCCGACTCCGCGCGAGGGCGCACGGGGCGTCCGGCACGCGTGTTTCTGCGCGGCGACCGTGTGGTCACTTAACGAGTTGCTCCGCTGTCCGCGTAGTCTCTTGAGACGTGGCGCTCAAGGTTCGGCTACGGGAACTTGTCTACTATCTCTACGAATGGCGGTTGCGTCGTCAGCTGGAGGGGGCCCAGCACCCCAGGCACGTCGGCGTGATTCTGGACGGCAATCGCCGTTGGGCCAGAGAGGCCGGCTTGGACGCGGACCACGGCCATCGCGCCGGGGCGCGCAAGATCTCGGACTTTCTCGGCTGGTGCAGGGAGAGCGAGGTGGAGGTTGTCACGCTGTGGTTGTTGTCCACCGACAACCTCGGCCGTGCCAGCAAAGAGGTCGACTCGCTGCTGGAGATCATCGCCGGGGTGGTCGAGGAGATCACCCAGCCGGGCACTCCGTGGCGGGTGCGCGTGGTCGGGGCGATGGATCTGCTTCCGACCGAGATGGCGGCCCGCATCTCGGCAGCGGCGCTGCGTACCGAGAACCGTTCGGGGATGCAGGTCAACGTCGCCGTCGGGTACGGCGGTCGTCAGGAGATCGCGGACGCCGTGCGCAAGCTGCTGCAGCAGCACGCGGAGGCGGGAACCACCATCGAGGAACTGGCCGAGTCGCTCGATGTCGACCACATAGCCGAGCACCTGTACACCTCGGGGCAGCCCGATCCGGAGCTGGTGATCAGGACCTCGGGGGAGCAGCGGTTGTCCGGGTTCATGCTGTGGCAGTCGGCGCACTCGGAGTTCTGGTTCTGCGAGACCTACTGGCCCGCTTTCCGCCGGGTGGATTTCCTCCGGGCGTTGCGCAACTTCTCCGCCAGACACCGCCGGTTCGGCGGCTGAGTGCCCTTCCCGGTGCTGCGGGCGGGGACGTCACGGACGCGAAAGGGCGGGGTCGAACCGCGGTGTCCGACCCCGCCGCTTCATTCGGAACCGCCGGGCAGGCCGGCGTCACCGGAGCGTGGTTGCCGTTCGTCAGCCACCCTTGGGGTGGTCGACGACGGGGGCGTTGACGCACTGGCTCTGCTCGGGGGAGAGCACTTCCGCGACCGCGCCGAGCACGGCGACGTCGTTGCCGCACAGCTGGACCGGCACCGCGCTGATGTTGTTGTCGTTGAGGATGTTGATGCCGTCGTTGCCCTTGGTGTCGGCGCTGGCCATGGGGGCCATGGCCATCATTCCGGCGGCGGCGATGCCTGCGGCGGCTGTAGCCTTCTTCAACACTTGAGGTCACTCTCCTTCTACGGACAGGTTCGATATCCGCGAATCACCCGGCAGGCCTCGGTTGTCCTTCAGCGCGGTGAAAGCGGTGGTTTTCGGGAAACCGCT contains:
- a CDS encoding isoprenyl transferase; translated protein: MALKVRLRELVYYLYEWRLRRQLEGAQHPRHVGVILDGNRRWAREAGLDADHGHRAGARKISDFLGWCRESEVEVVTLWLLSTDNLGRASKEVDSLLEIIAGVVEEITQPGTPWRVRVVGAMDLLPTEMAARISAAALRTENRSGMQVNVAVGYGGRQEIADAVRKLLQQHAEAGTTIEELAESLDVDHIAEHLYTSGQPDPELVIRTSGEQRLSGFMLWQSAHSEFWFCETYWPAFRRVDFLRALRNFSARHRRFGG
- the trhA gene encoding PAQR family membrane homeostasis protein TrhA, with protein sequence MPTASFSRQSSAPVKPRLRGWIHAWSTLGALASGAVLIVLAAATVSGKAALGASVYVATVLGLFGVSALYHRKTWKTLGARTWMRRLDHSMIFLFIAGTYTPLAMLAMRPTTGAVVLSVVWGGALGGVVLKLAWPNSPRWVGVPVYIALGWVAVFVLPDLLSTAGVAALVLIVIGGLLYTGGAVCYATRRPDPWPAVFGYHEFFHSAVSAAAICHHIAIWLALYS